In Ignavibacteriales bacterium, one genomic interval encodes:
- a CDS encoding NADH-quinone oxidoreductase subunit I: MSAVTTYFNNIWLALSSIAIGMRITIKHLFVKSVTTQYPDVKLKMPERARNRLYVNIDDCIGCDQCAMACPVDCITIETVKSTPDQDLGTTSTGQKKKLHVSQFDIDIAKCCYCGLCVPPCPTDCIVMTDVYEFSEFDRQNLIYNFSIMTPQDIEQAREKLKKAEEEAAAKKAAAAAAAAAAKAAAAQAPPPASQADPAPAGGTQTQPPSTPAPDAPGQSGKP; encoded by the coding sequence TCTCCTCGATCGCGATCGGCATGAGGATCACAATCAAGCATTTGTTTGTCAAGAGCGTGACGACCCAGTACCCCGACGTGAAGCTGAAAATGCCCGAGCGGGCGCGCAACCGTCTCTATGTCAACATCGACGACTGCATCGGCTGCGACCAATGCGCTATGGCATGCCCGGTGGACTGTATCACGATCGAAACGGTCAAATCCACTCCTGATCAGGATCTCGGAACGACTTCAACGGGCCAGAAGAAGAAACTCCACGTTTCACAATTTGATATCGACATTGCGAAGTGCTGCTACTGCGGACTCTGCGTGCCGCCCTGTCCGACCGATTGCATCGTCATGACGGACGTGTATGAATTCTCCGAATTTGATCGCCAGAATTTGATCTACAACTTCAGCATCATGACGCCGCAGGACATTGAGCAGGCAAGAGAGAAACTGAAGAAAGCGGAAGAAGAAGCCGCCGCGAAGAAGGCAGCCGCGGCAGCAGCTGCTGCGGCAGCGAAGGCAGCTGCGGCCCAGGCTCCTCCGCCGGCATCACAAGCCGATCCGGCACCTGCCGGCGGAACTCAGACCCAACCACCAAGCACCCCGGCCCCCGATGCACCGGGCCAGTCTGGAAAGCCGTAA